The genomic window ATCGGCGCGCAATTTTGCGCCAACGCAGTCGCGGCTCAGTTCTATCCGACGGCAGGCCGGTCGGCTGGCGTTGGCTGGGCGCTGGGCGTGGGCCGGATCGGCTCGATCGTCGGACCGATGATCGGCGGCACAATGATCGCTGCTGGCCTGACCATTGACCGCCTGCTGTTGTTCAGTGGTCTGCCGGCGATCATTGCAGCCGTGTGCGTCCTGGCGTTGCCCTTTGTCGGCGCTGCAAGAACGGCGCCCGCTACGGTGCGTCCGTCGGAAGCCTGAGGGTGCGTCGATGAAACTGTGCCGGTTTAACGGAACCAAGCTTGGCGTCATCGAGGCCGATCGCGTGTATGACATCACCGCCGTTCTCGACACGCTGCCTAGATTGCGCTGGCCGCTACTCCCCGGCGACCACATCATCCGCCATATCGGCGCGATCTCGCGCTATGCGGCAGAAGCCGTGTCGGGCAGCCATAGCGTGCCGCTTGCATCAGTCCATCTCGATAGCCCGGTGGCCAATCCCAACAAGGTGATCGCCGCCCCGTTGAACTACGCGATGCATGTCAGCGAGGTGAATAGGGACGAGGCGATCCACCACAACACCTTCAACACGAGCTTTGACGGTTATCGCACGCCGATCGATAAGCTCGGGTTGTTTCTCAAGGCCAATTCATCGGTCTGCGGCATGTCGGATGGCGTTCGGCTCTCTCATCCGACCCGGAGAAACGACCACGAGATTGAACTGGTCGTCGTTATAGGCTCGGAAGCAAAGGATGTGAGCCCGAGCGAGAGTATGAAGCACGTTGCTGGCTATTGCATCGGACTCGACATGACCGTGCGTGGGCCCGAGGACCGGAGCTTCCGTAAATCGCCGGACCGCTACACCGTGCTGGGACCTTACCTTGTGACAGGGGATGAGATCGAAAGTCCCGATGACCTTCCATTCTGGATCAAGGTCAACGATGAGACGCGTCAGCAATCCTCAACGCGCAATCTTCTTGTCGGTATTCCAGAGTTGATCAGTCTGGCGTCCCGTTGGTACACCCTGTATCCAGGGGACATC from Pseudorhodoplanes sp. includes these protein-coding regions:
- a CDS encoding fumarylacetoacetate hydrolase family protein encodes the protein MKLCRFNGTKLGVIEADRVYDITAVLDTLPRLRWPLLPGDHIIRHIGAISRYAAEAVSGSHSVPLASVHLDSPVANPNKVIAAPLNYAMHVSEVNRDEAIHHNTFNTSFDGYRTPIDKLGLFLKANSSVCGMSDGVRLSHPTRRNDHEIELVVVIGSEAKDVSPSESMKHVAGYCIGLDMTVRGPEDRSFRKSPDRYTVLGPYLVTGDEIESPDDLPFWIKVNDETRQQSSTRNLLVGIPELISLASRWYTLYPGDIIMTGTPDGVAPVNSGDVMEAWIDRIGTMRVSVS